A DNA window from Streptococcus parapneumoniae contains the following coding sequences:
- a CDS encoding replication initiator protein A yields the protein MADITVNQVATQTFYQIPQIFMVNVKKKFSAEGKPTGKIKMTSVYAKKLSNDGKIAYGVLYDRCMLSIHSYRNGELTYVDENGSVFLVYTVEDLMEILDRSKPTVLKIKKELKELGLLREVKQGKNRPNRLYLQNVNAELQEYEHYDAEVVEKGRDKGTVIYHHVKTLDYKGCVLFEIERPNSEEESVLEKPVKSTNSGSQKSLPPKKVVKSRNSGSQIFLPPEVKKFNPIKTEKSHTENNSTRHSSRKPASNSNELDQTARTCDTPSQKTSGKKFIQPQVYSLLQEIADSYFDHLPWDNAYHLTHRQKMKIGSFLETGWVTSSEVLHCIERIPQDCQSPYAYLVTSIENLMAERKLEVKLNAHKRAQEQYGG from the coding sequence ATGGCTGATATTACAGTAAATCAAGTGGCGACACAGACATTCTATCAAATCCCACAAATTTTCATGGTAAATGTTAAGAAAAAGTTTTCTGCTGAAGGGAAACCTACTGGGAAAATCAAGATGACGAGTGTCTATGCCAAGAAATTATCAAATGATGGCAAGATTGCTTATGGAGTACTCTATGATCGATGTATGTTAAGTATTCATTCTTACAGAAACGGTGAACTGACTTATGTTGATGAGAATGGTTCAGTATTTCTTGTCTATACGGTTGAGGACTTAATGGAAATTTTAGATCGCAGTAAGCCAACTGTATTGAAAATCAAGAAAGAATTGAAAGAGCTTGGCTTGCTTCGTGAAGTGAAACAAGGAAAGAATCGTCCGAATCGTTTGTATCTTCAAAATGTGAATGCTGAATTACAAGAATATGAACACTATGATGCTGAAGTCGTAGAAAAAGGACGTGACAAAGGAACTGTAATCTACCATCATGTAAAAACTTTAGATTACAAAGGTTGTGTCTTGTTTGAAATTGAACGTCCAAATAGTGAAGAAGAATCTGTTTTAGAAAAGCCTGTCAAATCAACCAATTCTGGAAGTCAAAAATCTTTACCTCCAAAAAAGGTTGTTAAATCAAGGAATTCTGGAAGTCAAATTTTTTTACCTCCGGAAGTAAAAAAATTTAACCCTATTAAGACTGAGAAGAGTCATACTGAGAATAATAGTACTAGACATAGTTCTAGAAAGCCTGCTTCCAATTCTAACGAATTGGATCAGACTGCTAGAACTTGTGACACTCCTTCTCAAAAAACAAGTGGGAAGAAATTTATCCAACCTCAAGTCTATTCTCTCTTGCAGGAAATTGCGGATAGCTACTTTGATCATTTACCGTGGGATAATGCTTACCATCTGACCCATCGTCAGAAAATGAAAATTGGTAGCTTTTTGGAGACTGGCTGGGTAACTAGTTCAGAAGTCTTACATTGTATTGAACGGATTCCTCAAGATTGTCAGAGTCCGTATGCTTATCTGGTTACGTCCATTGAGAATTTGATGGCTGAGAGAAAGTTAGAAGTCAAGTTGAATGCTCATAAGAGGGCGCAGGAGCAGTATGGGGGGTGA
- a CDS encoding helix-turn-helix transcriptional regulator: MSNRLKNLRKEKLLTQADLAKVLNTNQSQYGKYENGKTNLSLENAQILSEYFGVTLSYLLGLDDDSCIDRSKKMTPFQSLVRDKEISLKEISEATGIGYSTLGNYNQGSRSPNAKNAQLLSEYLGVSIPYLLGYEENSTVDKPNATILTEFVKKLSFISEKKSKLLQEYIELDKKEREIIKQISEVQLMSAECDLVRKKIKEFKLKLGELEGTLEGS; encoded by the coding sequence ATGTCTAATAGGCTTAAAAATCTAAGAAAAGAAAAATTGCTAACTCAAGCTGACTTAGCAAAAGTTTTGAATACTAACCAGTCTCAATACGGAAAATACGAAAATGGAAAAACAAATCTTAGTCTAGAAAATGCTCAGATTTTATCAGAATATTTTGGTGTAACACTTTCATATTTACTAGGACTTGATGATGATTCTTGTATTGATAGAAGCAAAAAGATGACCCCATTTCAGTCACTGGTTAGAGATAAAGAGATATCCCTGAAGGAGATAAGTGAGGCAACTGGTATAGGATACTCTACACTTGGAAATTACAACCAAGGAAGTAGAAGTCCGAATGCTAAAAATGCGCAATTACTATCAGAATATTTAGGAGTATCTATCCCATATCTACTCGGTTATGAAGAGAACTCTACGGTCGATAAACCAAACGCAACAATATTGACAGAGTTTGTTAAAAAACTTTCTTTTATCAGTGAAAAAAAGTCAAAACTCCTACAGGAATACATAGAACTTGATAAAAAGGAAAGAGAGATTATCAAACAGATAAGTGAGGTACAACTGATGAGTGCAGAATGTGATCTTGTGAGAAAGAAAATCAAGGAATTTAAGTTAAAACTTGGCGAATTAGAAGGAACATTGGAAGGGAGTTAA